In one window of Anser cygnoides isolate HZ-2024a breed goose chromosome 3, Taihu_goose_T2T_genome, whole genome shotgun sequence DNA:
- the LOC106044678 gene encoding ras-like GTP-binding protein rhoA, protein MAAVRRKLTVVGDDRCGKTCLLFALRHEQLPSCYEPTLFDTYATDIEVDGHEMKLFLFDVSGKDEVSYQNLRSVFYEDTNVILICFSVDRPDSQQNILDLWVPEIKLFCPTVPIILVATMIELRDDEGIQKKLATSGNEPINMTEGKALAARIGAYAYLECSAKTKEGVDTALEIISQCALNEKRKRKKRCRSCQIL, encoded by the coding sequence ATGGCTGCTGTTAGGAGAAAGCTTACTGTAGTCGGAGATGACCGCTGTGGTAAGACGTGCCTCCTCTTCGCTCTGCGTCATGAACAGCTTCCCAGCTGCTACGAGCCAACTCTCTTCGACACTTATGCCACTGACATAGAGGTAGATGGGCACGAAATGAAACTGTTTCTGTTTGATGTGTCAGGGAAGGATGAAGTCAGTTATCAAAATCTCCGCTCAGTGTTCTATGAGGACACCAACGTTATTTTAATATGCTTCTCGGTGGATAGGCCTGACTCACAGCAAAACATCCTTGATCTTTGGGTTCCAGAAATCAAACTGTTCTGCCCCACAGTTCCCATTATTCTGGTGGCTACCATGATAGAACTGAGGGATGATGAAGGTATCCAGAAGAAACTAGCTACTTCAGGCAATGAGCCGATAAacatgacagaaggaaaagctttaGCAGCCAGGATTGGGGCATATGCTTACCTGGAGTGTTCTGCCAAGACAAAAGAAGGTGTCGATACAGCCCTGGAGATTATTAGCCAATGTGCGttaaatgagaaaaggaagagaaagaagcgCTGTAGGTCCTGCCAAATTTTGTAA
- the LOC106044676 gene encoding rho-related GTP-binding protein RhoB, whose protein sequence is MAAIRKKLVVVGDGACGKTCLLIVFSKDEFPEVYVPTVFENYVADIEVDGKQVELALWDTAGQEDYDRLRPLSYPDTDVILMCFSVDSPDSLENIPEKWVPEVKHFCPNVPIILVANKKDLRNDEHVRNELARMKQEPVRTEDGRAMAIRIQAYDYLECSAKTKEGVREVFETATRAALQKRYGTQNGCINCCKVL, encoded by the coding sequence ATGGCCGCCATCCGCAAGaagctggtggtggtgggggacgGCGCCTGCGGCAAGACCTGCCTGCTCATCGTCTTCAGCAAGGACGAGTTCCCCGAGGTCTACGTGCCCACCGTCTTCGAGAACTACGTGGCCGACATCGAGGTGGACGGCAAGCAGGTGGAGCTGGCCCTGTGGGACACGGCCGGCCAGGAGGACTATGACCGCCTGCGCCCCCTCTCCTACCCGGACACTGACGTGATCCTCATGTGCTTCTCCGTGGACAGCCCGGACTCGCTGGAGAACATCCCGGAGAAGTGGGTGCCCGAGGTCAAGCACTTCTGCCCCAACGTCCCCATCATCCTGGTGGCCAACAAGAAAGACCTGCGCAACGACGAGCACGTGCGCAACGAGCTGGCCCGCATGAAGCAGGAGCCGGTGCGCACCGAGGACGGCCGCGCCATGGCCATTCGCATCCAGGCCTACGACTACCTGGAGTGCTCGGCCAAGACCAAGGAGGGCGTCCGGGAGGTCTTCGAGACCGCCACCCGGGCGGCCTTGCAGAAGCGCTACGGCACCCAGAACGGCTGCATCAACTGCTGCAAAGTGCTATAG